A part of Hippea maritima DSM 10411 genomic DNA contains:
- the lpxD gene encoding UDP-3-O-(3-hydroxymyristoyl)glucosamine N-acyltransferase, protein MKPEEVAKLLGCKAIVKREVKLNSVAPIETAKENELAFLSNPKYEKYLKTTQAGCIIVKPDIDIKEYPHLNFIICDNPYLAFAKIIRFVYAPKPPKPYIASQSYIDATAEIDKTARVEEFTYIGKNVKIGKHTRVMPFVYVGDNTTIGDNCLIYPHVTIREDTVIGDNVIIQAGAVIGSDGFGYATDENGNHLKIPQIGNVVIEDDVEIGSGTTIDRAALQSTVIKKGTKIDNLVQIAHNVEVGENSIIVAQTGISGSTKVGKNVILAGQTGIAGHLKIADNVIITAKSGIGKSISKPGAYSGIPAYEHSKWLKNSAVAPKLYEMYKKIKELEKRIKELEDANN, encoded by the coding sequence ATGAAGCCAGAAGAAGTAGCAAAGCTTTTGGGGTGTAAGGCCATAGTAAAAAGAGAGGTAAAGCTAAACTCAGTTGCTCCAATAGAAACAGCTAAAGAAAATGAGCTTGCCTTTCTTTCCAATCCCAAGTACGAAAAATACCTAAAGACAACTCAGGCTGGTTGCATTATAGTAAAACCTGATATAGACATAAAAGAATACCCACATTTAAATTTTATTATTTGTGATAATCCATATCTGGCCTTTGCAAAAATCATACGGTTTGTATATGCACCCAAACCACCCAAGCCCTACATAGCCAGCCAAAGCTACATAGATGCAACAGCAGAAATAGACAAAACGGCAAGAGTGGAGGAGTTCACATATATAGGAAAAAATGTAAAAATAGGCAAACACACAAGAGTAATGCCTTTTGTCTATGTTGGCGACAACACAACTATAGGTGATAATTGCCTTATATATCCCCATGTTACAATCAGGGAAGATACAGTAATAGGCGACAACGTCATAATACAGGCCGGTGCTGTCATAGGTAGCGATGGATTTGGCTATGCAACAGACGAAAACGGTAATCACTTAAAAATACCCCAAATTGGCAATGTAGTAATAGAGGATGATGTAGAGATAGGTTCAGGTACAACTATAGACAGAGCAGCTTTGCAAAGCACTGTGATAAAAAAAGGTACAAAAATAGATAACCTTGTTCAGATTGCCCACAACGTAGAGGTAGGAGAGAATTCAATTATTGTAGCACAAACAGGCATATCAGGCTCAACAAAAGTTGGCAAAAACGTAATACTTGCAGGTCAAACAGGTATTGCAGGGCATTTAAAAATCGCAGACAATGTTATAATAACGGCAAAGTCAGGTATAGGAAAGAGCATATCAAAACCGGGGGCATACAGTGGAATTCCGGCATACGAACACTCCAAATGGTTAAAAAATAGTGCTGTTGCCCCGAAACTATATGAAATGTATAAAAAGATAAAAGAGTTAGAAAAAAGGATAAAGGAGCTTGAGGATGCTAACAATTGA
- the lpxA gene encoding acyl-ACP--UDP-N-acetylglucosamine O-acyltransferase — MSTQIHPTAIIEDGVELGKNVVIGPFVNIKSNVEIGDNTIIEANAYIGSYTKIGKNCRIFPSSVVGSIPQDLKFKGELSQLIIGDNTTIREFCMINRGTKGGGSITKIGSNNLIMAYVHIAHDCILGNNIIVSNAVQFAGHVVVEDNVVIGGMSGIHQFVRIGKFAMIGGMSGIGQDVAPFCLAAGPRAKLHGLNLVGLKRAGFSAEEIEQLKNAYKTIFKSNLTFEQAFEKLRNSPSKNVIHMIDFLKNSNRGFCRDR; from the coding sequence ATGTCAACACAGATACATCCAACAGCTATAATAGAAGACGGCGTTGAGTTAGGGAAAAACGTTGTCATAGGACCTTTTGTTAATATAAAAAGCAATGTGGAAATAGGCGATAATACTATTATTGAAGCAAACGCCTATATAGGTTCTTACACCAAAATAGGCAAGAATTGCAGGATTTTTCCCTCATCTGTTGTTGGTAGTATACCTCAGGATTTAAAATTTAAAGGTGAGCTCAGCCAACTAATCATAGGTGATAATACAACAATTAGGGAATTCTGCATGATAAATAGAGGAACAAAGGGTGGAGGAAGCATCACAAAAATCGGTAGCAACAATTTAATAATGGCTTACGTTCACATAGCCCATGACTGCATCTTGGGTAACAATATTATTGTATCAAATGCCGTTCAATTTGCAGGACATGTTGTAGTAGAAGATAATGTTGTAATTGGCGGCATGAGCGGTATACACCAATTTGTAAGAATAGGAAAATTCGCCATGATAGGTGGTATGAGCGGTATAGGTCAGGATGTTGCACCATTCTGCTTAGCTGCTGGGCCAAGAGCAAAACTACATGGGCTAAATTTAGTGGGACTAAAGAGAGCGGGTTTTTCTGCAGAAGAAATAGAACAACTAAAAAACGCTTACAAAACAATATTTAAAAGCAATCTAACATTCGAACAGGCATTTGAAAAATTAAGAAACAGTCCATCCAAAAATGTTATACATATGATAGACTTTCTGAAAAATTCAAACAGGGGCTTCTGCAGGGATAGATGA
- the lpxB gene encoding lipid-A-disaccharide synthase has protein sequence MNVLIITGERSAENYASLLVDELNKLGSFNFFSICSDILDKKTTKIGDYRDISIIGAREAFGILKKAINLLGKAKKTIKEKNIELVILLDFPEFNLKIARFAKKNKAKVVYYITPQVWAWRRYRIKKLNQYTNLTLPILPFERLFFKSNGLKNAKFFGHPIVDILHNRVGIHKKENIILLMPGSRKSEIEFNYKPMFEAAKLIHEKYPHFDFVWIFPQHLSMTLANKLKKGYDFIKIKHNPYKFMDKAFYGILKSGTTTLEASLFGLPMTVVYRLSKLSYRMGKILIKNIKYISLPNLILNREVVKELIEDEATAESIFEDFERIHLNAQIRKNMRSELLSLWQILGDYPITPKIAKEIAKLT, from the coding sequence ATGAATGTCCTTATTATAACAGGTGAAAGATCAGCAGAAAATTACGCATCTCTTTTGGTAGATGAGTTAAATAAGCTGGGCAGCTTCAATTTTTTCAGTATATGCTCAGACATTCTGGATAAAAAAACGACAAAAATAGGTGACTATAGAGATATATCTATAATTGGGGCGAGAGAGGCTTTTGGGATATTAAAGAAAGCCATTAATCTTTTAGGTAAAGCAAAAAAGACCATAAAAGAGAAAAATATAGAACTTGTGATTCTGCTTGATTTTCCAGAATTCAACCTAAAGATAGCAAGATTTGCAAAGAAAAATAAGGCAAAAGTCGTATATTACATAACACCGCAGGTGTGGGCTTGGAGAAGATATAGGATAAAAAAACTCAATCAATATACAAATCTAACATTGCCTATACTGCCTTTTGAGAGGTTATTTTTTAAATCAAATGGCCTAAAAAACGCCAAATTTTTCGGTCATCCAATAGTAGACATACTTCACAACAGAGTAGGTATTCACAAAAAAGAGAACATAATATTACTGATGCCAGGCTCAAGAAAAAGCGAAATAGAGTTCAACTATAAACCTATGTTTGAGGCTGCAAAGCTTATCCATGAAAAATACCCACACTTTGACTTTGTCTGGATCTTCCCACAACACCTGAGCATGACCCTTGCCAACAAACTAAAAAAAGGTTATGATTTTATCAAAATTAAACACAATCCTTATAAGTTTATGGATAAAGCCTTCTATGGCATCCTAAAAAGCGGAACTACAACACTTGAAGCTTCGCTGTTTGGTCTTCCAATGACTGTTGTTTATAGGTTAAGTAAACTAAGCTATAGAATGGGAAAGATACTTATAAAAAACATCAAATATATATCTCTACCCAACCTGATACTCAATAGAGAAGTAGTAAAAGAGCTCATAGAGGATGAGGCAACGGCTGAAAGCATCTTCGAAGATTTTGAAAGAATACATTTAAATGCGCAAATAAGAAAAAACATGAGAAGTGAACTGCTGAGTTTGTGGCAGATTTTAGGGGATTATCCCATAACACCAAAGATAGCAAAAGAGATAGCAAAGCTAACATGA
- a CDS encoding lysophospholipid acyltransferase family protein, translated as MKIKAYIIYLSLKLYGKTCKIELINEGLRDYKKPVILAFWHEVILFTPLAYDKTREIKILQSTHKDGVLASMVINKFGLKTVWGSSNREPLKAFRSMVKEIKSGYSIGITPDGPKGPPRKLKKGILELAYLTKAPIVPVVGKFSNYFRINSWDKMIIPKPFSRVKYILKEPIFISSKDEFEDKARLIERILNESG; from the coding sequence ATGAAAATAAAGGCCTACATAATATACCTATCCTTAAAATTATACGGCAAAACGTGCAAGATTGAGCTTATAAACGAAGGTTTAAGAGACTACAAGAAACCGGTTATCCTTGCATTTTGGCATGAGGTTATTTTGTTTACACCCTTAGCATACGACAAAACAAGAGAAATAAAAATACTTCAAAGCACGCATAAAGACGGCGTTTTAGCAAGTATGGTTATAAACAAGTTTGGCCTAAAAACTGTATGGGGATCAAGCAACAGAGAACCATTAAAAGCCTTTAGAAGCATGGTGAAAGAGATAAAAAGCGGCTATAGCATAGGCATAACCCCCGATGGCCCAAAAGGTCCACCGCGCAAGTTAAAAAAAGGCATTTTAGAACTTGCATACTTAACAAAGGCACCTATAGTGCCTGTAGTGGGTAAATTTTCAAACTACTTCAGAATTAACAGTTGGGATAAAATGATTATTCCAAAACCGTTCTCAAGAGTAAAATACATTCTAAAAGAACCTATTTTTATTTCATCAAAAGATGAATTCGAAGACAAAGCAAGACTAATTGAGAGAATACTCAATGAATCAGGTTAA
- the bamA gene encoding outer membrane protein assembly factor BamA, producing MKKIKALFILFFVVLSLEVYAKPVVSIRIKGNLRTDKETIKNVIKTKVGSKASIKQIDKDILNIYSLGFYKTVSATEDITQNGVIITFKVKEKPSVRYIMFKGNDEISDKKLQKALKIKPYNILNKKLIESTIDNIMGMYASKGMYLTRINYTLKKVSGNRVDIIFHIKESKETVIRDINIIGNKHLDVDELKDGLKNHVKKGPYILTFLPWFYTGKLRIDSLESDRQKIIDKYLSKGYLDVDVSEPMVNIEPDTGIVHIDISIHEGQPYKLSSIGFKDIDPLKPQKLLEVLNLEKGKPLNVVKLRKAIEKITDMYGDLGYAFADVYPDIRKNKKTHEVELTIIVNKGQKVYISRIEITGNIRTHDNVIRRELLLKEGSLYSTTKIKKSKRNITNLDYFENVKIKTKRIAPNKVKMIVDVKEKRTGMLSLGVGYGSYTKFGAMGSISETNLFGTGIHGKLSANISSKSSLFDLNLTNPWWHNKPISIGVDIFHQEFDNYDYKRKSTGIVPAISKRFWDQTLTVGVKYSITRDKITLDTDNPGYYLKEQEGTHTDSSIIPFISYNTLDNYILPTKGINSNLTLRFAGLGGDRRYYKAVLFSEYFHPLFWDFIGHIKGEGGIIKAYGGKKTPVDKRFFIGGIDSLRGFEEGKVSPEDSDGNYIGGEKEFYGSAEVIFPIIEALHFYGVVFGDVGNCWTNSFGSIKKDAGVEIRWISPLGPIRISIGKNLSPKDGEKSTVFLFSAGALF from the coding sequence ATGAAAAAAATTAAGGCCTTATTTATACTGTTTTTTGTAGTTCTTTCTTTAGAGGTTTATGCAAAACCCGTAGTCTCCATAAGAATAAAGGGCAATCTAAGAACGGATAAGGAAACGATAAAAAACGTTATAAAGACAAAGGTAGGTAGCAAGGCCTCTATAAAGCAAATCGATAAGGATATATTAAACATATATAGCCTGGGTTTTTACAAAACAGTCTCAGCTACTGAAGATATTACCCAAAATGGCGTAATTATAACATTTAAAGTAAAAGAAAAGCCTTCTGTCAGATACATAATGTTTAAGGGAAATGACGAGATAAGTGATAAAAAACTACAAAAGGCATTAAAGATAAAACCGTATAATATCCTTAACAAAAAACTCATAGAATCCACTATAGACAACATAATGGGCATGTATGCCTCGAAAGGCATGTATCTAACAAGAATAAACTACACATTAAAAAAAGTATCAGGCAACAGGGTCGATATAATATTCCACATAAAAGAAAGCAAGGAAACCGTCATTCGTGATATAAATATTATTGGCAATAAACATTTAGATGTTGATGAACTTAAAGATGGCCTTAAAAACCATGTAAAGAAAGGACCTTACATATTAACATTCCTACCGTGGTTCTATACAGGTAAATTGAGAATAGATTCATTAGAAAGCGATAGACAAAAAATCATAGACAAATACCTATCTAAAGGTTATTTGGATGTAGATGTAAGCGAACCTATGGTAAACATAGAACCAGATACAGGCATTGTTCATATAGATATATCCATACATGAGGGTCAACCTTATAAGCTAAGCTCTATAGGGTTCAAAGATATCGATCCACTAAAACCCCAAAAGCTTCTGGAGGTGCTTAACTTAGAAAAGGGCAAACCTCTAAATGTTGTAAAACTCAGAAAAGCCATTGAAAAGATAACGGATATGTATGGAGACTTGGGATACGCCTTTGCCGACGTTTACCCAGACATAAGAAAAAACAAAAAGACGCATGAGGTAGAACTCACTATTATTGTAAATAAAGGACAAAAGGTCTACATTTCAAGAATAGAGATAACTGGAAATATTAGAACCCATGACAACGTAATAAGGAGAGAGTTGCTGCTTAAGGAAGGCAGCTTGTATTCAACAACAAAGATAAAAAAATCAAAGAGAAATATTACCAATTTGGATTATTTTGAAAATGTTAAAATAAAAACAAAAAGGATAGCTCCAAATAAAGTAAAGATGATTGTAGATGTAAAAGAAAAAAGAACAGGAATGCTGAGCCTGGGTGTAGGATATGGATCATATACAAAATTTGGGGCAATGGGTTCTATTTCTGAAACCAACCTATTCGGAACGGGCATACACGGAAAACTCTCAGCTAATATATCATCAAAATCATCCCTGTTTGACTTAAACCTAACAAACCCGTGGTGGCACAATAAACCCATATCAATAGGAGTAGACATATTCCATCAAGAATTTGACAACTATGATTACAAAAGAAAATCCACTGGTATAGTTCCTGCAATATCAAAAAGATTCTGGGATCAAACACTTACTGTAGGCGTAAAATACTCAATAACAAGGGATAAAATTACATTGGATACAGACAACCCAGGATATTACTTGAAAGAACAGGAAGGAACCCACACAGATAGTTCTATAATACCATTCATATCATACAACACCCTTGATAATTACATACTTCCAACAAAGGGTATAAATTCAAATCTCACACTAAGGTTTGCGGGCCTTGGGGGTGATAGAAGGTATTACAAGGCTGTATTATTTAGCGAGTATTTTCACCCGCTATTCTGGGATTTTATAGGCCATATAAAGGGAGAGGGAGGTATCATAAAAGCATACGGTGGTAAAAAAACACCTGTAGATAAGAGATTTTTTATAGGTGGCATTGATTCATTGAGAGGATTTGAAGAGGGAAAGGTATCACCTGAGGACAGCGATGGCAATTATATAGGAGGTGAAAAGGAGTTTTATGGCTCAGCTGAGGTAATTTTCCCTATTATTGAGGCATTACATTTCTATGGTGTTGTTTTTGGCGATGTAGGAAATTGTTGGACAAATAGTTTTGGCAGCATAAAAAAGGATGCTGGAGTTGAGATAAGGTGGATATCACCACTTGGACCCATCAGGATATCAATAGGAAAGAATCTATCGCCTAAAGATGGAGAAAAGAGCACTGTGTTCCTATTCTCCGCAGGAGCTTTATTTTAA
- a CDS encoding ABC transporter ATP-binding protein, which translates to MDKKTFKRLLQYLKPYWKRLIFAFICMIGVGGLSGLAAYLIKPALDGVFISKNKQMLMLLPIAIMLTYFFKGMFTYLQGYQTHYIAEKVLFNIRNQLFEHIVYLPTNFFDKYHTGEIMSRILNDTEQVQNSIANVIPNTIREIFTIVGLVVVLYVNNYKLAFISTVVFPLAAYPVIHFGKKMKKIGKRRQLSIANITMIIQETLTNIRLIKAFATEKKEANEFLDESDRFLNIKLEAIRIDEATSPLMEFIGSVGIGVLIWVGGYIVFKDMLSVGGFFSFMAALFMLYKPFKTVAKANNEINTSIASVERIFEIIDTEKEKYSGSIRFEGVKDSIKFENVYFSYSGDDKYALKDINLTIPAKSVVALVGESGGGKSTILELIPRFYEPTRGRITIDGIDLRELDLVTLRRKIAIVSQRIMLFNRSVKENIAYGREDLTDEEIIKAAKDAYAHDFIMKLKDGYDTNLGEQGVILSGGERQRIAIARAIVKDPDILILDEATSALDLESEQIVQKALNNLMKNRTVIMAAHRISTAMIADKIVVMKSGKILAQGKHKELLEKCEYYRKLYNLQANGDADIV; encoded by the coding sequence ATGGACAAAAAAACATTTAAAAGACTTTTACAATACCTAAAACCATATTGGAAAAGGCTCATCTTTGCCTTCATATGCATGATAGGCGTCGGTGGTCTAAGTGGACTTGCAGCATACTTGATAAAACCAGCACTGGATGGCGTATTCATATCAAAAAACAAGCAGATGCTTATGCTTCTGCCTATCGCCATAATGCTAACCTATTTCTTCAAAGGGATGTTTACATACCTGCAGGGTTATCAAACCCACTATATAGCTGAAAAGGTGCTCTTTAACATACGCAATCAGTTATTTGAGCACATTGTATACCTACCAACCAATTTTTTTGACAAGTACCATACGGGTGAAATCATGTCGAGAATTCTCAACGACACCGAGCAGGTCCAAAACAGTATAGCCAATGTAATACCAAACACGATAAGGGAAATATTTACAATAGTAGGCCTTGTAGTTGTTTTGTATGTAAACAACTACAAACTAGCCTTCATCTCAACGGTTGTATTCCCTCTGGCTGCATACCCTGTTATCCATTTTGGCAAAAAGATGAAAAAAATAGGCAAAAGAAGGCAACTCTCCATAGCCAATATCACAATGATAATTCAGGAAACACTAACAAACATCCGTCTAATCAAGGCTTTTGCGACAGAAAAAAAAGAGGCGAATGAGTTTTTAGATGAAAGCGATAGATTCCTAAATATAAAACTCGAGGCAATAAGAATTGATGAAGCAACAAGTCCGTTAATGGAATTCATAGGCTCTGTGGGTATAGGCGTGCTAATTTGGGTAGGTGGATATATAGTTTTTAAAGACATGCTCTCCGTTGGTGGCTTCTTCTCTTTTATGGCGGCTCTATTTATGCTTTATAAACCCTTTAAAACAGTAGCAAAAGCAAACAACGAGATAAACACATCCATAGCTTCAGTTGAGAGGATCTTTGAGATCATCGACACAGAAAAGGAAAAATACTCAGGGAGTATAAGATTTGAAGGTGTAAAAGACTCTATAAAATTCGAAAATGTGTACTTCTCGTATAGTGGCGATGATAAATACGCACTAAAGGATATAAACCTAACCATACCGGCAAAAAGCGTGGTCGCACTTGTTGGAGAAAGTGGCGGTGGTAAATCCACAATACTTGAATTAATACCGAGATTCTATGAACCAACAAGAGGCAGGATTACAATAGATGGCATTGATTTAAGAGAACTTGACCTTGTAACCCTAAGAAGAAAGATAGCTATAGTATCCCAAAGAATCATGCTATTCAACAGAAGCGTCAAAGAGAATATAGCTTACGGCAGGGAGGATTTAACCGATGAAGAAATCATAAAAGCTGCTAAGGATGCATATGCCCACGATTTCATAATGAAGCTCAAAGATGGATACGATACAAATTTGGGTGAGCAGGGTGTAATACTCTCTGGCGGTGAACGACAGAGAATAGCAATTGCAAGGGCAATCGTCAAAGACCCCGATATCCTGATATTAGATGAAGCAACAAGTGCATTGGATTTAGAGAGTGAGCAGATTGTTCAAAAGGCCCTAAATAATCTCATGAAAAACAGAACAGTAATAATGGCAGCACACAGAATATCAACAGCAATGATAGCAGACAAAATAGTGGTAATGAAAAGTGGTAAAATTTTAGCCCAAGGAAAACACAAAGAACTATTAGAAAAATGTGAATATTACAGAAAATTATACAATCTACAGGCAAACGGTGATGCTGATATTGTATAA
- a CDS encoding 3-deoxy-D-manno-octulosonic acid transferase — protein MLILYNLLILFLSIAAAPLILIKSITDKRLRYRIKDRFLPKSINEKDYILFHASSFGETKTLFSVKEFFEKELNSKVVFSVFTDTAHKLLNENGILSPIDFYPLYAKIFKHPPKIALFFETEIWPSYLSFLKKRNTKLVLINARMSNSTYKTYKRFGFFFKRIISVFDLIIAKSHEDAKRFKYFNTNTIVCGNLKQYKKPQKFNPDNLKKTFLIQSTKPVLTLASFHKEEIDIAIEIIDKLRNDFFIVLAPRHLEDVPLFEKQLQLNQIPFSNRTSKKQPSTVLLLDTMGELEGIYSFTDVCIVGGSFHENLKGHNPIEPLFYNNVVICGPFMESFSEEVEQLKKLNMINQLKDTKSKDLIESIKKSKKVDSSDYFKHLEYILNCYLINTKNLLKHN, from the coding sequence ATGCTGATATTGTATAACCTTCTGATTCTTTTTCTTTCTATTGCAGCAGCACCACTTATACTAATAAAATCAATCACAGACAAACGTCTAAGATACCGCATAAAGGATAGGTTTCTCCCAAAAAGCATAAATGAAAAGGACTACATACTATTTCATGCCTCGAGTTTTGGTGAGACAAAAACCCTATTCTCTGTTAAGGAGTTTTTTGAAAAAGAACTAAACTCAAAGGTTGTCTTTAGCGTTTTTACTGATACGGCACATAAATTACTAAATGAGAATGGAATATTGTCACCGATAGATTTTTATCCATTGTATGCTAAAATATTCAAGCATCCCCCTAAAATAGCGCTATTTTTTGAGACAGAGATCTGGCCGTCATACCTAAGCTTTTTAAAAAAAAGGAACACTAAACTGGTCTTAATAAATGCTCGAATGTCAAACTCCACATACAAAACCTATAAACGTTTTGGTTTCTTTTTTAAAAGAATAATATCCGTGTTTGATTTAATTATTGCAAAATCACACGAAGACGCAAAAAGGTTTAAATATTTTAACACAAATACAATAGTATGTGGAAATCTAAAACAGTACAAAAAACCCCAAAAATTCAACCCCGATAATCTTAAAAAGACCTTTTTGATTCAATCCACCAAACCTGTATTAACATTAGCAAGTTTTCACAAGGAAGAAATCGATATTGCAATTGAGATAATAGATAAACTGAGAAACGATTTTTTTATTGTTTTAGCCCCAAGACACCTTGAGGATGTACCCCTTTTTGAAAAACAACTGCAGTTAAATCAAATACCATTTTCAAATAGAACCTCAAAAAAACAACCATCTACAGTTTTGCTTTTGGATACAATGGGAGAGCTTGAAGGTATATACTCTTTTACAGATGTCTGTATTGTTGGTGGAAGTTTTCATGAAAATCTAAAAGGTCACAACCCTATAGAACCATTATTTTATAATAACGTCGTCATATGTGGCCCGTTTATGGAAAGTTTTTCTGAAGAAGTGGAGCAATTAAAAAAACTAAATATGATAAACCAACTAAAGGATACAAAAAGCAAAGACTTAATAGAATCTATAAAAAAAAGTAAAAAAGTAGACTCATCTGATTACTTCAAACATTTAGAATATATATTAAATTGTTATCTAATCAATACAAAAAACCTACTTAAACATAATTAA
- the fabZ gene encoding 3-hydroxyacyl-ACP dehydratase FabZ: MLTIEDIKKMLPHRYPFLLVDRVLEYKEGDWIKTLKNVTYNEPFFTGHFPQVSVMPGVLMVEAMAQSGGILAFLSMNKEEFERSIGGKRMVYFVEIERARFRRPVIPGDQVIMEVKILKHKLDIWKMEGKATVDGKIVAEAKMAAKIDRELE, encoded by the coding sequence ATGCTAACAATTGAAGATATTAAAAAGATGCTGCCGCACAGATACCCATTTTTACTCGTCGATAGGGTTTTGGAATATAAAGAAGGGGATTGGATAAAAACACTTAAAAATGTTACCTATAACGAACCCTTCTTTACTGGCCACTTTCCGCAGGTATCTGTTATGCCCGGGGTTTTAATGGTTGAGGCGATGGCTCAAAGCGGAGGAATCCTGGCTTTTCTCTCCATGAATAAAGAAGAGTTTGAAAGGTCTATCGGTGGAAAAAGGATGGTATATTTTGTTGAAATAGAAAGGGCCAGATTTAGAAGGCCTGTAATACCTGGAGATCAGGTAATAATGGAGGTAAAGATTTTAAAACACAAGCTCGATATCTGGAAAATGGAAGGAAAAGCTACGGTTGATGGCAAAATTGTGGCAGAGGCAAAAATGGCAGCAAAAATAGATAGGGAGTTGGAGTAA
- a CDS encoding OmpH family outer membrane protein produces MRRILMTLLIATLLGGFYLKAQASNIAFVNLRLILQESKSGKQAKSEVEAIIQAKKMVIEKKANDLKAILKKLKNKKLSKTEKEKLQKEYETKLNDLQQYQSKASQEVRKKEVEQTNKVLSLAIGTIKNYAKKHHIDGVFELSQGNVIYWNDALDITKTIIKLMDSSKNTKK; encoded by the coding sequence ATGAGAAGAATTTTAATGACACTGCTTATCGCAACACTGTTGGGAGGATTTTATCTAAAAGCTCAAGCAAGTAACATAGCCTTTGTAAACCTAAGGCTAATATTGCAGGAGAGTAAATCTGGAAAACAAGCAAAAAGCGAAGTTGAGGCAATAATACAGGCAAAAAAGATGGTCATAGAAAAAAAAGCAAACGACCTTAAAGCCATTTTAAAGAAACTAAAAAACAAAAAACTCTCCAAAACAGAAAAGGAAAAGCTTCAGAAAGAATACGAAACAAAACTAAACGACTTGCAACAATATCAATCCAAAGCCTCTCAAGAGGTTAGAAAGAAAGAAGTAGAGCAAACAAACAAGGTTTTATCCCTTGCAATAGGTACAATAAAGAACTATGCAAAAAAACACCACATAGACGGTGTATTTGAGTTGAGTCAGGGTAATGTAATATACTGGAACGATGCTTTGGATATAACAAAAACAATAATAAAACTGATGGATAGCAGTAAAAACACTAAAAAATGA
- the lpxK gene encoding tetraacyldisaccharide 4'-kinase produces MNQVKAKKLQTKLKPLLIPFSFIYGTAVNIADSYTLKKTKREFPKQKIISIGNLVVGGVGKTPLAIKLANSLANYGKVCVITNNYPLKDKRVHLVSIDGNIFKKPPKVNDEPYMIALKCPNASVIASKDRIAAIELAVGLNTDFVILDDALHVNNIKKDLEICVFDKDNPFGGGFYLPAGLLRAPKKAIDRCDIKICVSKNKTDKKPPFDCIEANLKIKGVFDSNHNPIDIKDKTVFAFCGIGNPQGFLNTASNTGAQIKDYQFFNDHHQYTAYDLKILEKKKKQSGAEVFITTLKDFVKLEHLKDVCYIDIDLEINLRLVLKEVLDGQKNI; encoded by the coding sequence ATGAATCAGGTTAAAGCAAAAAAACTACAAACCAAGTTAAAACCCCTCCTCATCCCGTTTTCTTTTATTTACGGGACAGCAGTAAATATAGCAGACAGCTATACACTTAAAAAAACCAAAAGGGAATTCCCAAAGCAAAAGATAATAAGCATAGGAAACTTGGTGGTTGGCGGTGTGGGTAAAACCCCTTTAGCAATAAAACTTGCAAACAGTTTAGCAAACTACGGAAAAGTATGTGTTATCACAAATAACTATCCATTAAAGGATAAAAGGGTTCATTTGGTTTCCATAGATGGCAACATATTCAAAAAACCTCCCAAAGTGAATGACGAACCGTACATGATTGCCTTAAAGTGCCCGAATGCATCGGTTATAGCATCAAAAGATAGGATTGCAGCCATAGAGCTTGCAGTAGGTTTAAATACAGACTTTGTTATTTTAGATGATGCATTACATGTAAATAACATAAAGAAAGATTTAGAGATTTGTGTATTTGATAAAGACAATCCATTTGGAGGCGGGTTTTATCTACCTGCAGGGCTTCTAAGGGCACCAAAAAAGGCAATAGATAGATGTGATATAAAAATATGCGTATCTAAAAATAAAACAGACAAAAAACCACCATTTGATTGTATAGAAGCAAACCTAAAGATTAAAGGTGTATTCGATTCAAATCATAATCCAATAGACATCAAAGATAAAACTGTATTTGCTTTTTGTGGAATAGGAAACCCTCAAGGGTTTTTAAATACAGCAAGCAATACAGGCGCACAAATCAAAGATTATCAATTTTTTAACGACCACCACCAATATACAGCCTACGACTTGAAGATTCTGGAAAAGAAAAAAAAGCAGTCTGGTGCAGAGGTGTTTATAACAACCCTAAAAGACTTTGTAAAATTAGAACACCTAAAGGATGTATGCTACATCGATATAGATTTAGAGATTAACTTAAGACTGGTTTTAAAGGAAGTATTAGATGGACAAAAAAACATTTAA